The Actinomycetota bacterium region GACCTCCTCGACCCGGACGTCCCGCTTGCCCTGCCAGGTGACCGCCTTCATCAGAACTGCTCCTTCACGCGTCGCTTGCCGGACGGACCGGGTACCACGGCGGCGGGCGGCCAACCCTGTACCGCTTCCGGAGTACCGGCCGGTCGTCCGGGCGACCGCCGGCGCCAGCGACGCCCGGGCGCTCGACGGGCTGGGTGTGGCCCTGCTGGCCGCCAACGTCCTGCCTCTGCTGGCCCTGCGGCGGGTCCCGCTGCTGGTGCTGGCCTGCTTCAGCGTCGCCTATCCGGCCTGGGCGTCGCTGGAGTACCCGACCCACCTGCTCCGGTCGCTCCCCACCCTGGCCGCCATGTTCGCCGGCGGTCGACGTCCTCCAGGGCGGCTGGTGGACCGGGGCCTGGGACGCCACCGGCCTGGCCGTGCAGGTGGGGGTGCTGGTGGCCGCCACCGCGGTCGCCCTGTGGCGGGTAGGGGACGCGTGAGGCGCCACATCGTGACCATGCCCACCGTATCGCCGCCCGCTCCAGCAGCGGCCGCTTATGGGCCCTTGACCGGGGTAGCCCTAGCATGGGCCTCCCGGGCGCAAAGGAAGGGACCGATGGCATCGCTGACCAAGCGCATCATGAAGTTCGTGCAGAGCCCCCAGGGCCGGCAGGTGATCGAGCGGGCCAAGGTGGAGGCGAGCAAGCCGGAGAACCGCCGCAAGATCGAGCAGCTGCGCCGGCGCTACCTCGACAAGCGCCGCTAGCCCACCATCGCGCCCTGGGCGCGGAGGTGGTCCTTGACCTTGGAGACGAGGTCGGCGGGGTCGAACGGCTTGGTGACCCAGTCGTCGGCGCCGGCGTCCAGGGCCATCGCCCGGTCGGCCTCCAGGGACTTGGCGGTCAGCATGATCACCGGCACCGGGCTGTCGGGCCGCTGGTTGCGCAGGCGGGAGCAGACCTCGTAGCCGTCCATGCAGGGCATCATCGTGTCCAGCAGGATCAGGCTGGGCCGCACGTCGAGGGCCTTGTCGAGGGCGTCCTGGCCGTCGCGGGCCACGACCACGTCGAAGCCCTCCAGGCGCAGGTTGAGGGCGACGAAGCGGACGATGTCCACGTCGTCGTCGGCGATCAGGACGAGGTTGGCCATACAACCCCAGGCGTCCGACCCGTCCCTACCGATACGGGTCAGTTGTGAGGACCCGGTCGAGCTGCCGCCGGAACCGCGACGACGGCTCGACCCCGGCACCCAGTTCGCGGACCCGCTCGACCAGCCGCCGGTCCGAGGTCACCACCAGGTAGCGGCCCGGTTCCGGGTGGCCGGCGACCAGGTCGACGATCTCGTGGTCGGCGGCGTTGCGGCCCCGCCGTGAGGCGAACGCGACCTCGACCCCGCCGTGCCGCCCCGGGGCGACGTCCGGCGGCCGCCGGTCGAACACGACCGTGACCTCGTCCCCGGTCAAGGCGGCGAACCTCCCCAGCTCCCCGATCAGCCGCCGCACGGCCCCGTCCCGGTCGTTCCACCACCGGTCGGGCCGCGACCCGATCACGTTCATCCCGTCGACCAGCCACACCGGCCGCCGGCCTGTGTCGTCCGGCACCTCGGCCCCGTGTCCGAGGTCACTGCCCAACTCGTCCGACATGTTGTTGGCTTGCTCCCATGTACGAAGACTACGGCGCCCGGGTCGACGGCCGTTCGGTCGAGCTCAGCCTGTTCCTCCCCGACAACACCGTCGATCCTAGCCAGTACGAGGCGACGGCGGTCCCCGTATCCACAGCCTCCAGGTCGCCGGCACCTTCCAGAACGGCACGGTCCGCTGGTGCGGCGACCCCTGCGCCCGGTACATCATCGGGCCGGACGAGAACGCCGGGTTCATGGTCGGCGGGCCGCGGACGGCGGTGGAGCCCATCGGCACCCGCCGGTCAGCGCATCAACTCCGACTGGGGCCGCATCTACCACCAGGCCGCCTGACGAAAGGAGCCGCCCGATGGATGAGAACTTCTCCTACTGCTCGCTGCCGCCGGTGCCGCCGCGGGAGTTCCCGGCGGGGACGGACCCGGCGCGGGTCGAGGCGATCGTGGTCAACGAGTCGAAGTGGGTGAACCACACCGTCCTGCACTACTACTTCTTCGACCGGGAGACCGACGGCGAGCACGTGTTCGGGTCCGACGGCACCAGGCACTGGCGGCCATGGACCACCGACAAGGCCCACCAGGACGTGGTCCGCGGCGCCTTCGACCAGTGGAAGGCCCAGCACATCGGGCTGGAGTTCGTGGAGGTCACCTCGCGGGACGAGGCCGAGATCCGGATCGGGTTCATGCAGGGGGACGGCTCCTGGTCCTACCTGGGCCGCCAGATCCTCGACCGGGGCGTCAACGAGCGGACCATGAACTTCGGCTGGGACCTGCTGCGGACGCCCCGGGAGGCCGACACCGCCCTGCACGAGATCGGCCACACCCTGGGGCTGCCGCACGAGCACCAGAACCCCAACGCCGGGATCGTCTGGGACGAGGAGAAGGTCTACGCCGAGCTGGGCGGCCCGCCCAACAACTGGACGCGGGAGAAGACCCAGTGGAACATCCTGCGCAAGATCGAGCCGGACACCGTGCAGGGGTCCAACTGGGACTCCGACTCGATCATGCACTACCCGTTCCAGGCCGGGCTGATCCTGCAGCCGGAGCGCTACCGGACCGAGCCGCTGCGCCCGGCCGGCGGGCTGTCGGCCCGCGACCTCGCCTGGGTGCGGGCCTTCTACCCGGCCGACGACGACACCGACCTCCCCGAGCTGCTCCCCTTCCAGTCCCGTGAGCTGGCCATCCTGCCCGGCGCGCAGCGGGACTTCGTCATCCGGCCGACCGCCACCCGCCAGTACACGCTGCAGACCTTCGGGGCCTCGGACACCGTCATGGTGCTGTTCGAGCGGGCCGACGGGCAGCTGCGCTACCAGGCCGGCGACGACGACAGCGGCGAGGACCGCAACGCCACCCTCCAGCTCAAGCTCTTCCAGGGCCGCGAGTACGTCCTCCGGGTCCGCCTCTACTTCAGCCAGGCCTCGGGGGAGACTGCTGTCATGCTGTGGTGAGACGACCGCTCGTGACGGGGTGATCCGCCTGGACGGCGACGAGCTGGAGCGGCAGGCGAAAACGGCCTACCTCGGCGGCCGGATCTCGGACGCCATGCTGGCCCTGCAACGGGCCCAGCAGTTCCACGCCCGCCAGGGCGACCACCGGCGGGCCGCGCGCTCCGCCTTCTGGCTGGGGTTCCTGCTGCTCGGGCGGGGCGAGCTGGCCCAGGGCAGCGGCTGGCTGGCCAGGGCCCGGCGGCTGCTCGAGCACGAGCCGCCCGACTGCCCCGAGCAGGGCTACCTGCTGCTCCCGGCGACCCTGGAGCTGCTCGAGACCGGCAACCCCGCCGCCGCCCGGGCGACGGCGGCCCGGGCCGCCGGGATCGGCCGCCAGGCCGGCGAGGCCGACCTGGTCGGGCTGGCCCTGTTCCTCCAGGGGGCGGCCGCGGTGACCGGCGGCGACGTCGCCGAGGGCCTGGCCCTGCTCGACGAGGCCATGGTCGCGGTCGTCGCCGGCGAGCTGTCGCCCGAGGTGACGGGCTGGGTCTACTGCGGCGTCATCGACGTCTGCCAGGAGGTCTCCGAGCTGCGCCGGGCCCGCGAGTGGACCGGGGCGCTGGCCGCCTGGTGCGACAGCCGGCCCGACATGGTGACCTTCACCGGCCAGTGCCTGGTCCACCGGGCCGAGATCCTGCGGCTGGGCGGGGCCTGGGCGGAGGCGGTGGAGGCGGCCCGCCGGGCCGCCGAGCGGCTGGCCGAGGCCGACGACGAGCAGGCCATCGGCGCCGCCGCCTACCAGCGGGCCGAGGTCCACCGGGTCCTTGGCGAGCTGGACGCGGCCGCGGACGCCTACCAGCTGGCCAGCCGGTGGGGCCACGAGCCCCAGCCCGGGCTGGCCCTGCTCCGACTGGCCCAGGGCCGGAACGGGGCGGCCGAGGCGGCGATCCGCCGCCTGCTGGGCGAGACCGGCGACCGGCTGCACCGCTCCCGGCTGCTCCCGGCGGCCACCGAGATCCTGCTCGCGG contains the following coding sequences:
- a CDS encoding response regulator translates to MANLVLIADDDVDIVRFVALNLRLEGFDVVVARDGQDALDKALDVRPSLILLDTMMPCMDGYEVCSRLRNQRPDSPVPVIMLTAKSLEADRAMALDAGADDWVTKPFDPADLVSKVKDHLRAQGAMVG
- a CDS encoding M12 family metallopeptidase, producing the protein MDENFSYCSLPPVPPREFPAGTDPARVEAIVVNESKWVNHTVLHYYFFDRETDGEHVFGSDGTRHWRPWTTDKAHQDVVRGAFDQWKAQHIGLEFVEVTSRDEAEIRIGFMQGDGSWSYLGRQILDRGVNERTMNFGWDLLRTPREADTALHEIGHTLGLPHEHQNPNAGIVWDEEKVYAELGGPPNNWTREKTQWNILRKIEPDTVQGSNWDSDSIMHYPFQAGLILQPERYRTEPLRPAGGLSARDLAWVRAFYPADDDTDLPELLPFQSRELAILPGAQRDFVIRPTATRQYTLQTFGASDTVMVLFERADGQLRYQAGDDDSGEDRNATLQLKLFQGREYVLRVRLYFSQASGETAVMLW
- a CDS encoding NYN domain-containing protein produces the protein MNVIGSRPDRWWNDRDGAVRRLIGELGRFAALTGDEVTVVFDRRPPDVAPGRHGGVEVAFASRRGRNAADHEIVDLVAGHPEPGRYLVVTSDRRLVERVRELGAGVEPSSRFRRQLDRVLTTDPYR
- a CDS encoding response regulator transcription factor; its protein translation is MIRLDGDELERQAKTAYLGGRISDAMLALQRAQQFHARQGDHRRAARSAFWLGFLLLGRGELAQGSGWLARARRLLEHEPPDCPEQGYLLLPATLELLETGNPAAARATAARAAGIGRQAGEADLVGLALFLQGAAAVTGGDVAEGLALLDEAMVAVVAGELSPEVTGWVYCGVIDVCQEVSELRRAREWTGALAAWCDSRPDMVTFTGQCLVHRAEILRLGGAWAEAVEAARRAAERLAEADDEQAIGAAAYQRAEVHRVLGELDAAADAYQLASRWGHEPQPGLALLRLAQGRNGAAEAAIRRLLGETGDRLHRSRLLPAATEILLAAGDTGAAADAAAELAGIAGDYGTPALLAAAGHARGAVLLATGDAEAAVATLRGAWRAWRDLGVPYEAARVRVLVGLACRALGDTDAAAMELDAARTVLAGLGAVPDLDRLDRLAGAAGPDASPGAGGLTGRELEVLRLVAAGKTNHAIASALHLADKTVHRHVSNIYSKLGVSSRAAATAYAYEHDLVR